One Hypanus sabinus isolate sHypSab1 chromosome 4, sHypSab1.hap1, whole genome shotgun sequence genomic region harbors:
- the wu:fc50b12 gene encoding uncharacterized protein wu:fc50b12 isoform X2, with the protein MSVFYRELLSCPKDAVINVKFIQELAKDLGFQWTLVAFELGFSRADIGRFQAASMQKCVQAKKMLESWYEKSKDRENKTKWLQVALERAGRRDLADKLQCLHWGHQNLSSRVELPSAFPFLITVHKTINNRQGLQRINQLSHR; encoded by the exons ATGAGTGTTTTTTACAGAGAGCTGTTGTCCTGCCCCAAGGATGCTGTGATCAATGTGAAGTTTATCCAAGAACTTGCAAAAGACCTTGGCTTTCAATGGACCCTTGTGGCTTTCGAGCTGGGATTCTCTAGGGCAGACATCGGTCGGTTTCAagcagcctccatgcagaaatgTGTGCAAGCCAAGAAAATGTTGGAAAGCTG GTATGAAAAGTCAAAGGACCGAGAGAATAAAACTAAGTGGCTGCAGGTGGCTCTGGAGCGGGCTGGACGGAGGGACCTGGCAGATAAGCTGCAGTGTTTGCACTGGGGGCACCAGAACCTCAGCAGCCGTGTGGAGCTCCCATCAGCCTTCCCGTTCCTCATCACCGTGCACAAGACCATCAACAACCGCCAGGGGCTGCAGAGAATCAATCAGCTCAGCCACAGATAA
- the wu:fc50b12 gene encoding uncharacterized protein wu:fc50b12 isoform X1: protein MANRTQEDAVINVKFIQELAKDLGFQWTLVAFELGFSRADIGRFQAASMQKCVQAKKMLESWYEKSKDRENKTKWLQVALERAGRRDLADKLQCLHWGHQNLSSRVELPSAFPFLITVHKTINNRQGLQRINQLSHR, encoded by the exons ATGGCTAACAGAACTCAGGAG GATGCTGTGATCAATGTGAAGTTTATCCAAGAACTTGCAAAAGACCTTGGCTTTCAATGGACCCTTGTGGCTTTCGAGCTGGGATTCTCTAGGGCAGACATCGGTCGGTTTCAagcagcctccatgcagaaatgTGTGCAAGCCAAGAAAATGTTGGAAAGCTG GTATGAAAAGTCAAAGGACCGAGAGAATAAAACTAAGTGGCTGCAGGTGGCTCTGGAGCGGGCTGGACGGAGGGACCTGGCAGATAAGCTGCAGTGTTTGCACTGGGGGCACCAGAACCTCAGCAGCCGTGTGGAGCTCCCATCAGCCTTCCCGTTCCTCATCACCGTGCACAAGACCATCAACAACCGCCAGGGGCTGCAGAGAATCAATCAGCTCAGCCACAGATAA